tatatatatatatatatatatatatatatatatatatatatatatatatggggctgcgtatacgagtctgattgctacctgcacgtggtagccctgctttaactaaacgcaatcaggcgttcgagtgtacgcattgggaacgtacgagctattatatggcgaaagcttcccatacattgcaaaaaagtgctgtcgtccagcacaccgccaaagcccataacctgaaaggtcaactgcctgaagggaggatggaatctttggcaacaaccattcgtttcatcacgctgaactgccgaacactatcgagtgaactccaacaagccgctctatccagacttctgcgatatctctgtgtgcctcttgctgcactgcaggaaacacgcatgagagatcggcccgtcatcagcattgaaaattacaccacatactgcggcgatgctgatgaggacaaagtaggtggctgcgcgatagctgtgaggaacgattacaggaacctggtggagaaatttggctcaacgtcgtctagatgcgcctttctacgactgcgggatagCAGAGGAcaaaaactctggatcgtaagtgctcacgcacctacggagaccgctgaggacaacagtaaggacgccttctatgatgaactcaatgcgttaatgtctaaaatacgaagccagcaggtggtcattgtcggaatcgacgcaaatgcgaagatggaactcgaacagcaatccgatgtgctaagaaaatggtactatgcagcggagcgcacgtcggacaacggtgaccgtctggtcgacttgtgcgaacagacgggccttatcatcgcttccacgtttaagaggaattatcgacgccatcagctcacgtgacAGGGGTCAACCtctttaacgcctgaagagcagcgcaagcggaagatgaggactcttaaatttcagctcgactacgttctggcgaggaacattcctcagtcagatatccgaaaatctagagctgtttgggacgtcgcgttcgactctgaccaccgtccagttcttctcagcttcaagctacggttccacaagagaaaccgaggagttcctcttcaaccgaaaatcgacatggcaggtctgaaagacgatgaatgcagaagaaaattccgccaacgtgtgtctattcatgttggagtacggaccaggaagaagcttagcgatgcggattccttcacaaagtgcatccaggacgctgcaagggaaacgctcccggttctattgccgcggaggaagtttgcctttgcatctgcggaaacaaaatccacacacaattctgtatgtgtcgcgcccagcgctggtgacttcaaccaggaaaagcgtcttagaaggaagctgcgtcgtcaactgcaaca
The Necator americanus strain Aroian chromosome I, whole genome shotgun sequence genome window above contains:
- a CDS encoding hypothetical protein (NECATOR_CHRI.G1941.T1), encoding MRTLKFQLDYVLARNIPQSDIRKSRAVWDVAFDSDHRPVLLSFKLRFHKRNRGVPLQPKIDMAGLKDDECRRKFRQRVSIHVGVRTRKKLSDADSFTKCIQDAARETLPVLLPRRKFAFASAETKSTHNSVCVAPSAGDFNQEKRLRRKLRRQLQQDRDNEWTPRAMEFEKA